From one Nilaparvata lugens isolate BPH chromosome 2, ASM1435652v1, whole genome shotgun sequence genomic stretch:
- the LOC111051181 gene encoding T-complex protein 1 subunit epsilon, which translates to MTAALPGSLAFDEYGRPFIIIKDQDKQKRLTGSEAIKSHILAARQISTILRTSLGPKGLDKMMISSDGDVTVTNDGATILKMMDVDHEIAKLMVQLSQSQDDEIGDGTTGVVVLAGALLDQAEHLIDKGIHPIRIADGFELAARCAVKHLDTIAHSFPVDPNNLEPLIQTAMTTLGSKIINKCHRQMAEIAVNAVMAVADLEKKDVNFELIKVEGKVGGRLEDTMLVKGVVVDKDFSHPQMPKELKNVKMAILTCPFEPPKPKTKHKLDVTSVEDYKQLRQYEAEKFTEMVKLVKDAGANLAICQWGFDDEANHLLLQNELPAVRWVGGPEIELIAIATGGRIVPRFEELKPEKLGYAGVVREISFGTTKDRMLVIEECKNSKAVTIFIRGGNKMIIEEAKRSIHDALCVVRNLVLDNRIVYGGGAAEISCALATMKESEQIPTLEQYALRAFSEALETIPMALAENSGWSSIDTLTEVKALQTEHNDPSLGIDCMLKGTYNMKEQNVIETLQSKKQQIMLATQLVKMILKIDDIRSPNDDPGY; encoded by the coding sequence ATGACTGCTGCTCTGCCAGGATCATTGGCGTTCGATGAGTACGGCCGGCCGTTCATCATCATCAAGGACCAGGACAAGCAGAAGCGGCTGACGGGCAGTGAAGCCATCAAGTCGCACATCCTGGCTGCTCGACAGATCTCCACTATCCTCAGGACCTCTCTCGGTCCCAAAGGTCTGGACAAAATGATGATATCCTCGGACGGCGATGTGACCGTCACCAACGATGGCGCAACTATCCTCAAGATGATGGACGTCGACCACGAGATCGCTAAGTTGATGGTGCAGCTGAGTCAGTCGCAAGATGACGAGATTGGCGACGGCACGACGGGTGTGGTGGTGCTTGCTGGTGCCCTCCTCGACCAAGCCGAACATCTCATCGACAAAGGCATTCACCCAATCCGTATTGCTGATGGCTTCGAGCTGGCCGCTCGCTGTGCCGTCAAACACCTAGACACCATAGCGCATAGTTTCCCTGTCGACCCCAACAACCTGGAGCCCCTCATCCAGACCGCCATGACCACTCTCGGCTCCAAGATCATCAACAAGTGTCACCGTCAAATGGCTGAGATCGCTGTCAACGCTGTCATGGCTGTAGCCGACCTGGAGAAGAAGGATGTCAACTTTGAACTGATCAAGGTGGAAGGTAAAGTAGGAGGCCGATTGGAAGACACAATGCTTGTTAAGGGAGTTGTTGTCGATAAGGACTTCTCTCACCCCCAGATGCCTAAAGAGCTGAAAAATGTCAAGATGGCAATCCTCACCTGCCCATTCGAGCCGCCCAAACCCAAGACCAAGCATAAGTTGGATGTGACATCTGTTGAAGACTACAAGCAGCTGAGGCAGTATGAAGCGGAGAAGTTCACTGAGATGGTGAAGCTTGTGAAGGACGCTGGAGCGAACCTAGCTATTTGCCAGTGGGGTTTTGATGACGAGGCTAACCACCTTCTATTGCAAAACGAATTGCCAGCCGTGCGTTGGGTGGGCGGTCCTGAAATTGAACTAATCGCCATTGCTACTGGTGGCCGCATTGTGCCTAGGTTTGAAGAACTGAAACCGGAGAAGCTGGGCTATGCCGGCGTTGTTCGCGAGATTAGCTTTGGAACAACCAAGGACAGGATGTTGGTAATTGAAGAATGCAAAAACTCGAAGGCTGTCACGATCTTCATCAGAGGAGGAAACAAGATGATCATCGAAGAGGCTAAACGAAGTATTCACGATGCTTTGTGCGTTGTTAGGAATTTGGTGCTAGATAATAGGATTGTATACGGAGGTGGTGCAGCCGAGATATCCTGCGCTCTGGCCACAATGAAAGAGTCTGAACAGATTCCAACCTTGGAGCAGTATGCACTGCGTGCCTTCTCTGAAGCTCTGGAGACTATTCCGATGGCGCTGGCAGAGAACTCTGGCTGGTCGTCGATCGACACCCTCACCGAAGTGAAGGCGCTGCAGACTGAGCACAACGACCCCTCCCTCGGTATCGACTGTATGCTCAAAGGCACTTACAACATGAAAGAGCAGAATGTCATCGAAACCCTGCAGAGTAAGAAGCAGCAGATTATGTTGGCCACTCAACTCGTCAAGATGATTCTCAAAATTGATGATATCCGTTCACCCAATGATGATCCTGGGTACTAA